One Cydia fagiglandana chromosome 11, ilCydFagi1.1, whole genome shotgun sequence genomic region harbors:
- the LOC134668978 gene encoding leukocyte receptor cluster member 1 homolog, whose amino-acid sequence MNILPKKRWHVRTKENIARVRKDEAEAAEKEKEERLRIENADREARLNILKHKSKQKLLELGISDQEPQPETSQPQQQEHINLFVDLEHAVKATNKDHDKEVKEKKEEYEKKIGYLTYLGQDTNEALKKKNWYEVLPDASRFSRSGEIKDTYDKLVLRDEDGKPRTKESDIKNGEVAWKAKQKLDPIQKFIQFCTGKNNIVTTSKSSKKIEMAVTSPERKSKHKHKSKKHKRDKDEKQKKLLKLREERLKREQQEKLKTEMFLSGLNPTTTQKQPDSGVTRVKPKYNSQFNPELARQNYT is encoded by the exons ATGAATATCCTACCTAAAAAAAG ATGGCATGTAAGGACAAAAGAGAATATTGCAAGAGTGAGAAAAGATGAAGCCGAAGCAGcagaaaaagaaaaagaagagaGATTAAGAATTGAAAATGCAGATCGGGAAGCCAGACTCAACATTCTGAAACATAAAAGTAAGCAAAAGTTGCTAGAACTAGGCATCAGTGATCAAGAGCCTCAACCTGAAACATCCCAACCACAACAACAAGAGCATATCAATTTATTTGTTGACTTAGAACATGCTGTTAAAGCAACCAATAAAGATCATGATAAAGAAGTAAAAGAAAAAAAGGAAGAATATGAAAAGAAAATTGGTTACCTAACTTATCTGGGACAGGATACAAATGAAgcactcaaaaagaaaaattgGTATGAAGTGTTACCAGATGCATCTAGGTTTTCTAGGTCTGGTGAAATCAAGGATACTTATGACAAATTGGTACTAAGAGATGAAGATGGCAAACCAAGGACAAAAGAGAGTGATATCAAAAATGGAGAAGTTGCTTGGAAGGCTAAGCAAAAGTTAGATCCAATTCAGAAGTTTATTCAATTTTGCACTGGAAAAAACAATATTGTGACTACAAGTAAAAGTTCAAAGAAAATAGAAATGGCTGTGACTAGTCCAGAAAGAAAgagtaaacataaacataaaagtaaaaagcacaAGAGAGACAAAGATGAAAAACAAAAGAAGCTACTCAAGCTTAGAGAGGAACGACTGAAACGAGAACAACAAGAGAAACTGAAGACGGAGATGTTTTTGAGCGGCCTCAATCCTACAACTACTCAAAAGCAGCCAGATTCTGGTGTGACAAGAGTTAAACCAAAATATAATTCCCAATTCAATCCAGAGCTTGCCAGGCAAAATTATACTTAA